The sequence CGCGATGCGGATGTCCAAGAACCTCGACTTCGGCTGCGTGTGGATCAACACTCACATCCCGCTCGTCGCCGAGATGCCGCACGGCGGGTTCAAGAAGTCCGGATACGGCAAGGACCTCTCCGCGTACGGCTTCGAGGACTACACCCGGATCAAGCACGTCATGACGTCGCTCGACTGAGACCGCCCGGCGGACATCGCGGTGCAGGCTACGGCCCCGGGCTCCGGCCCGGGGCCGTTTCGCGTCCTCCGGCGGCCGGGTGCCCGCACCATCGACAGGGTGTGCGGACCGGGTGGGTGGCGCTGGACGGTTGGTCCATTGCCCGCCGCGTCCCCCGACCGGCATCCTGCGCAGGTGCGAGCGATCCCGAACAACCCCATGTCCCGCCGTTCCCTGCTGCGCGCCCTCGGGGCGGGAGCGGCCGGTGCCACGCTGGCGGGCTGCGGAGTGCCCGCAGCCTATGTGGAGCCGGGGGACCGGGCCGGACGCGACAGCTCGCGGCGCGACCGTTCCCTGCACTTCGCCAACTGGCCGCTCTACATCGACACCGACGACGAGAACGAGTCGAAGCGGCCCACCCTCGACGCGTTCACACGGCGGACCGGGATCTCCGTCACGTACACCGAGGAGATCAACGACAACGACGAGTTCTTCGGGAAGATCAGTCCGGCGCTGATGAACCACCAGCGGACGGGCCGGGACCTGATCGTCATCAGCGACTGGATGGCCGCCCGCTTCGTACGTCTGGGCTGGGTGCAGGAGATGGACCGGGCGAGGCAGCCCAATGTCGCCAAGTACCTCGACCCGCAGTTGCGTTCGCCCGCGTTCGACGAGGGCCGGCGGCACAGTGTTCCGTGGCAGTCCGGGATCACCGGCATCGCGTACAACCGCGAGAAGCTCGGCCGCGAGATCCGGCACACGGGCGAGCTGTGGGCCGACGACCTGCGGGGGAAGGTGACCCTGCTGTCCGGGCTGGACGAGTCGTTCGCGCTGCTGATGCAGGGCAATGGCGTCGACATCACCCGTTGGACGGCCGACGACTTCCATCTGATGTGCGAGCAGGTGGAGAAGCGGGTGAAGTCCCGGCACATCCGCCGCTTCACCGGCAACGACTACATCAAGGACCTGGCCACCGGTGATGTGCTCGCCTGTCAGGCGTACTCCGGTGATGTCATCCAGCTCCAGGCCGACAACCCGGAGATCGAGTTCATGGTGCCCGAGGAGGGTGCCGAGCTCTGGTCGGAGTCGCTGATGATCCCCAACCTCGCCGAGCACAAGCGCAACGCGGAGAAGCTGGTCGACTTCTACTACCGGCCGGAGGTCGCGGCCGAACTGGCCACCTGGGTCAACTACGTCTGCCCGGTCCCGGCCGCCCGGGAGATCCTGGCCTCCGCCAAGGACGAGGAGACGGCCGCGCTCGCCGAGGACCCGCTCGTCTTCCCCGACGACGCGATGCGCCGACGGCTGGCGATCGCCCGCGACATCACGTCCGAGGAGCGCACCGGCTTCGCCAAGAAGTGGAACTCCATCGTCGGGCTGTGAGTGGGCCGGAGCAGTTTTTGAACACGTTCATGATGGGCGTACGCTGCGGACATGAGCGAGCGAGCCCTCTTGCGGCGCATCCGCGTGTGGTTGGTCATCTTCATCGTCTGTCTGGTGCTGAGCGGGCTGACCGCCTTCCCGCTCGTCACCGAACTCCGCTGGGCCGAGGACGTCCTGGCCTCCTCGCCCGTGCCCGAGCACCTGCCGTCCCTGATGGAGTGGATCACCCGGGTCAGGGAAGGGCTCGACGCGGCCGACGCGTCGTACCCCTTCGTCCTGTACGGCACCGACTGGCTCGCCTTCGCCCACCTCGTCATCGCGGTCGCGTTCTACGGCCCCTACCGTGACCCGGTCCGCAACATCTGGGTGATCGAGTTCGGCATGATCGCCTGCGCGGGGATCATCCCGCTCGCCCTGATCTGCGGACCCCTGCGGGACATCCCCGTCTGGTGGACGGTGATCGACATGTCCTTCGGCGTCTTCGGAGTGATCCCGCTGCTGCTTCTGCGCCGGCTGATCAAGCGGCTGGAAGCGGCGGCGCATGCGGCGGCGGATGCGGCGGCGGGAGAGGTGACGGGAGAGGTGACGGGCGGATCGCCGTCCGGGCCGTCGGCGCCCGCCCCGGCGGTCTGAGCCGCACCGGACGGCGGCGGTCAGGGCCCCGGCCGTCCGCTGTCCGGGTCCTCCGCCCGGCGGCGGTCCGGATCACCCGGCCGACGGCGGGCCGAAGGCCGCCACCACGAGCTTCATCGCCGTGGCGTTCGCGTCCTGCCCCTTCGCGTCCGTCGCGTTGACGCTGTAGACCAGGGTCCGGGACAGATCACGCGTGGCCGCCACCACGGAGTTGTAGCCCCAGCGGCCCCCCGTCTTCCCCCAGACCTGGCGGCCGCCCAGCGTCATCACGGAAAGCCCCGCGCTGTACTGGGCGGGCTTCCCCGATCCGTGGTCGCGCACCGACGGGTCCGGCAGTGTGAACATCTCCTCCAGCAGCGGCCCGCGCACCACCTGCCCCCGGAACAGGGCCTTCGTGAAGCGCTCCAGATCGGCGGTGGTGGAGATGATGTCCCCCGCCGCCCACCCGTCGGTCGCCCCCCACACCGACACGTCCCTCAGCTCCGTACCGCCGCCGGGCTTCTCGAAGACCTGGTAGCCGCGGTTGTGGGGGCCCTGGATACGGGGGTCGGTCCCCGGGTAGGAGGTGGAGCGCAGCCCGAGCGGGCGCAGGATGCGCGCGCCGACCTGGTCCGCGTACGCGTCGCCGGTGACCTTCTCGATCAGCAGCCCCAGCACGGTGTAGTTGATGTTGAGGTAGTGCTGGCTGCGGCCCGGCGCGAACTCCCGCTCCTTCGCCATCGCGGAGGCGGCCATTTCGCGCGGGGTGTGCAGGTCGAAGCGGTGAGCGTACCGCTCCTCGACGGTGTCGCCGCCCGGCAGGCCGGCGGCCGGGATGCCGCTGGTGTGGTTGAGGAGCTGGCCCACGGTGACCCGCCCGTACCGTGCCGGGATCAGGTCCGGGAGGTAGTGCCGGGCCGTACGGTCCAGGGCGATCGCGCCCTCGTCCGCCAGCTGGAGGACCGTGGCCGCCGTGAACACCTTGGTCACCGACCCCGCCCGGAAGCGGGCGTCGGGGTCGGCGGGGCGGCCGGAGACCAGATCGTGCACGCCCGCACTGCCCCGCCAGCCGCCGTCGCCGCCGCCGACCCGGACGAGCGCG is a genomic window of Streptomyces sp. NBC_01237 containing:
- a CDS encoding serine hydrolase domain-containing protein, whose translation is MHPRTHTRALLAATLVLGVVCGPAAPAFASTFAAPAVAGTSTAPDAAARPHDAPDADALRAAISGLPNADATAALVRVGGGDGGWRGSAGVHDLVSGRPADPDARFRAGSVTKVFTAATVLQLADEGAIALDRTARHYLPDLIPARYGRVTVGQLLNHTSGIPAAGLPGGDTVEERYAHRFDLHTPREMAASAMAKEREFAPGRSQHYLNINYTVLGLLIEKVTGDAYADQVGARILRPLGLRSTSYPGTDPRIQGPHNRGYQVFEKPGGGTELRDVSVWGATDGWAAGDIISTTADLERFTKALFRGQVVRGPLLEEMFTLPDPSVRDHGSGKPAQYSAGLSVMTLGGRQVWGKTGGRWGYNSVVAATRDLSRTLVYSVNATDAKGQDANATAMKLVVAAFGPPSAG
- a CDS encoding polyamine ABC transporter substrate-binding protein; amino-acid sequence: MSRRSLLRALGAGAAGATLAGCGVPAAYVEPGDRAGRDSSRRDRSLHFANWPLYIDTDDENESKRPTLDAFTRRTGISVTYTEEINDNDEFFGKISPALMNHQRTGRDLIVISDWMAARFVRLGWVQEMDRARQPNVAKYLDPQLRSPAFDEGRRHSVPWQSGITGIAYNREKLGREIRHTGELWADDLRGKVTLLSGLDESFALLMQGNGVDITRWTADDFHLMCEQVEKRVKSRHIRRFTGNDYIKDLATGDVLACQAYSGDVIQLQADNPEIEFMVPEEGAELWSESLMIPNLAEHKRNAEKLVDFYYRPEVAAELATWVNYVCPVPAAREILASAKDEETAALAEDPLVFPDDAMRRRLAIARDITSEERTGFAKKWNSIVGL